tttttagccagggcgaggaggaggttgaccaggaggtcccgcgactttgtggggccacggatagggagtgcatggagaaggaggtgaggggaaaagtgcagccagaaacataACAGAATGtcagtgaggagccggtataggggctgcaacctggcgcactctaggtaaatatgcgccagggtctccctcacgccgcagaaggggcaggtgtccgggacaggggtgaaccgcgccaagtacacgcccgtgctcacggccccgtgaaggagccgccaggtgatatccccggcgggcctcgggaccagggtggagtacaggctggcccaccggggctcctcaccctccacaggtggcaagaggtcccgccacttggtgtcggggcgggacacgagggtgaggaagtgaacggtatggagcacgagcgcgtagagttgtttccttggcgcggtttggaaacggaccggctgaagatcgtgcagccggctggcagagaaggggcgggggggcgcacTTTAGTGGCGAGTGACGCAATCTAAAATTTCCTAGAAGAGAATTTCATTAAGCTTGGGTTAAAATTGAGAACACAACTTCAACAAGTAAGCTGTATCACCCAGAGAGGACAGAAAATCTAAGCAGTGGCTCCCAACATCAGCTTTTTACTCTATCACATCCTCACCCACACTGTCACTCCAGTGCTTGCAGAGCCATCCTAGATAGCACGCTGCTCTACTGCGTATAGAAATGAACCAGCTTTTGTTCTGAGGAGTACTTAGGGGGAGGTGactatcctcacaacaccccagtgaggtaGAAAGGTGATTGctcccagtctgtaaaatggggacgaggcacagagagatctaATGGCTTCCCAGGGTCTTAAAGTGAGTCTGAACCCAGATCCCAACCCAGTGCCTTAACTGCAAGCCCACTGTTCCTTAGAAAGGCTTGTCTGGATGTTGTAGAGGGGCGAGCGATTCCTTAGTGCCCGGTCAATAGTACATTGATTGAGCTGGAAGCATACTTAGATCTTTCTGGATGAACGGGGCTACAAACCTAAAGGCCCCAAGTTGTCAAACCATTCCAGAGCAGTATGCAATTGAAGTTATCATTATCTGACCCCCTAGTCGTGGACCCacggtgctaggtgctgcacaaacacagacccaggagatGGGCTCTGCCTTGAAGCGCTTACAATCTCTTTGCCCGGTCGTAGGCCCCCTGATTTTACCAGTAAGCCCTGCGGCTGCACAGAAGCCTTAGTTCACCTACTTCCTGTAGTTTATACTGAGGTTAGCCGTCATCACCCTGCCAGCAACAAATATAGCGCAGCCCCCAATCGTGCTGTCAATGATCGTTGCAGTGGAGCCCCCGTGGGCAAACCTGAAAGGCAGATTGGGAAGGTGACGTAAGAAAGGGTTGAACGTGATCTCCCGAGGCATGAGTGCTGCCGCCCTCCCACCCCGGTCAATTGCGGTTAAGCGGATCACAGCTCTTGGGTAGGACAATTAACGGGACCTCCTCACCCCGGATGCCCTTCCAGATAGGGGCCCGGCTGGAATAGACACACCATCCTTTTCTCAGCCGGGTTAAGGAACATGGCGTATTCGAAGCCCACTCCTTCCAGATCCATGTTTCTGAGGAAGAGGCGGGTTTCCTTCCGCTCCTTCTCAGCCGTCAGCTTCAGCGATTCTAGTAGGGTGGAAGAAAAGTGATGACAAATGAGCGGCGAGGTGCAAAACTGCTAGGAGTTAAAGGCACAGCACCAGGCTAAAAACGATGCACAAAGATTTCTGCGGAcgtcataggcgctgacttcttCTGgagccggtgggtgctcgaccctcctctgcccctggccctgcccccacccctgcccctccccaacctCTTTCCCAAagtccccaaccccttccccaaagtccccaccccaactccgccccctccctgctcctattcaactccttccccaaatccctggccccgcctctttccccctccctcccagagcttgctacagctgtttggtggcggcaagtgctgggagggagggaggagcagagacacGGTGTgctgggaggaggcggaggtggggaggggagggagcctggctgccggtgagtgcagagcacccactaatttttccccgtgggtgctccagccccagaacacccacggagtcggcgcctatggcggACGTTAGGAGCCTGAACACCTttatggatctgggcctaaatcccTTACTTGTGTGGCTAACGACCCCTTGGATTGTTACGATTCAAAATGTTACAAGGCAAAGGTTATTTTTCCATTACGGATGCGTTTCAGATTTAATCGGGTTGAACTGTAAAGCCAGGCTAGTCAGTTTCGCTTTCTAGTTCTCCTGCACTAGGACACAGGTGAAATGTTGATATTTGCTGTTTGATAAGCTGGGACAATGTGCGTCCTGCTGAGCCAgccacaaaacacagacaggccCAGAGGTCACAGGATGCAACGGGAAGCTCAGAGGAAGGGAGACAAGgaagagagaggttttttttgtttctaatgTTCATTATTGACTCATTTCCTATGGGCGCCTCCCAGCACATGAGTCTGCAGGAGGGGAGAGTGGTTTGGCAGACTGGAAGCATATTTCATGCCTAAAGGGCAGCATGGAAAGAAACACAGAGATGGTTGCAGGAGAAACAGCTGACCACAACCACATTTGCCGTTTGGACTGCTCAGAGGGAAGGGGAATGTTTAGATCCAAACCAAAATACAGGCAAGGACATGTAACAGGAAGTAACATCAACAGCATTCTCATTTGGTAACTGACTTCTAGAAATGCTGGACACAAGATATTACAGAGGCAGGATTCAAAAAGATTAGTCACTGGTAGAAATAAAGAAACTATTCTCCAGAGTTACACTAGCTGGAGAGAGGGGTAAATAAGGCATATCCACCCTCAAGGTTCAGGATCGAAACCGAGCCGTCAGCTGCTTGGGGTTGGGATGAAACGACCGTCTTTGCATAGTTATTCGctaggggggaaagggggtgtattactagccactgtcagagacaggatggctcattggtctgatccagaacAGGAACTTACAAACAGGAGAGTGAATAGACATTGTTTGCCAGAGCTGGGGTTGATATTTAGACTCTACCCAGGAGGTGGCAACAGGAATGTGAGATGGTTAGTGGTAACACACACAGAAAAAGTATCACAGGGTAAAGACGGGGGGGGGTCTGATTTTCCCCTCAGTTACACCAGTCCCCACTAGCACTATtctgaatttacaccagtgttgGTGGAGGAAAACTCAATCACGTGAACCAGTTCATGTCTTCAAGGCTTTAGTGGCAACCCCAACACATATCAGACAAGATAAAGGAAGTAGGGTGAATACTTGATACAGAATTCAAGAGGAAGACACACACGCACGCAAGCACACCCCAGAAAGCCTTGCCTGGTATATGATCAATAGTACTGCTGTAGGAAGGAATCCTTTTCCATGTCCCATCTTTACACATCTCCAGGAACCTGCTATACAAATCCATCatgccctggctccagctggagtTGGGGAGGGCATAATCCTTCAACTGTCTGGCCTGAGAGAACCAGGTCTGAAAAGAAATTGTTGAGATATCGTGAAGCTGGTGACCATCTCCTAATTACCCCGCTAAGCATTCATCTAGCACTCTGAGCCTTCAAAGCACCATGAAAGCTTTAATCCACCCCATTTGACAAGGCAGAGATCCAGACAGTCATATATGCAATCTGCCTGTTTTGTGTTGGGTTTCTTTTTTGCATAGGGTCTAACTGGACAATTTTGAAAGGTGCCCTGACTGCATCCCCTTTTGGAAAACATCATTCTCCATTTACTTCCTGTGAGGTTTCCATGCAATGACGCAAAGGGATGCTGTTATTTATCTAGTGAACACTGAACAGGTTTTCAGAAGCAGTCACAAGACAGAATAAACCACCACACAAATCCAGAGTCACAGAAGGGCACCTTATCATAGATATCTAGGGTTCaaagggaccttgagatgtcCTCCAGTCCAGTCCCCCACACTGAGGCAGCACTAAGTAAAGCTAAAGCATCCCTGATTGGTGTTtcctagaatcataggactggaagggacctcgagaggtcatctcgtccagccccttgcactcatggcaggactaagtattagtttgtctaacctgttcttaaaaacctctaatgatagggattccaaaacctccccttAGAAAAACCTGCTGACTATAAGGATTGCTAACATCTAACTTCAGTCTCCTTTGatgcagattaagcctattacttcttatcctaccttcagaggacatggagaacaactggcCATTGTCCTCTTTCTAACAGTctttcacatatttgaagactggtgTGGTCCGCACACAGTCTTCAGCCCCCCACCTTGTCCAGCTCTTAGTTAGTGAGATCTAGACAGACACAATGAGCCAAATATTCTGAACATTCTTTCCAGGGTAGAAATGCAGCGATTCCTCCTGCACTGGATACAATTAGCAAATGGCATCAAGTCAGCAGTATATAATTTTTTCCCCAAGTAAGCAGAGTATACTTTAATGGGGTAGCAAAATATCGCTCTATAAACACAACTCACAGTTaagtgtttcttttttttttttttaaactcaactGATTTACAAGTTTCCAAATCCAATTTACAGTCATTATGGATGCTTTGTTGACTGAATGCATCTCAGATCAATAAAGTCACTTTTGCTTTTGATTACAATCACTTTCAGTTTTAGCACCTCTGCTGCCACATTACAAACCGTAGCAGATCaaagtttggttttaaaaaataactctTCATTTGAAGAACAATCAAAGCCTGTGAAAACTTTTCTATTGCTctttgttcttcaaacctcaagTTTTGGTCCAAATCCTATAGTGTGTTATAATTCAGGAGACTGCTGCCTATAACAAAGGTAGCCCTAATGTGTTAATCACGTTATCTGCTAGAAATATTTCCAAGCCAGGAATTGGGATTAAAAATGCCTTCATGTGATTTTATTGGCATAAAGTCTTCTGTGATTGTTCTAAGGAACAGAAGTGAAGGTGGTGCATAATTCCATCACACAGAGCAATCTATGAGATACTCAAGAAAAAGTTTAATATAGCAAATGAAATTCCGATGGGATTGATTTGTTATATTTAAGAAAGGCAAAAGCATCTTTGTTATAACATGGTGTTGTTCATAATGCTTCATATTCCAGACACAAGAATTCTTCCTGATTATTTTCAGAGAATTGCAATTGCTAGCCATCCCTTCCTCTCAGTAGCCTGGGAAAACAGGGCCACTCATCCATTCTCTCAGCAcagaacacatttttaaacaaacatacagCTTTCATCAAGTTAATAAGGGAATGATTAaaagatatttctctgcattttgtctTCTCTGTTCCATCAGAGGTGTTTTCAGCCAACTGAACTATTAGATGGGTAGACTGGAGAAGATTCACCTTAAAAGCATATATCTGAACTGCAGTTCTGTGCTAGAATACTAAATCATTTTGTATAGATAGGAGGAAGCTGAACTGTCTTTAACTCAATGGTTTTCAAAATTTACAACCACCAATAGTAGCTGATGATTATATAATGCCTTTCGCCATAGGGTAGGAAAGCCCCCCGCAaagacatttctctctctcttcacattATGGGGAACTGGGAGGCAGACAGGTTGAGAAATTAAGACTAGACACTGATTTTAGGTGCCTCAACATCTGTGAATTCAAGCTGAAACACTGTGGCCTAATATTCATAAAACCTGAGTGCCCACAACTGCAGAGTCACTGGGAGATGTTCAGTATCCCTGAAGAGCAGACCTCAAGCTGGGCATCCAGAAACTGAATGATCACAGATGAGTGGTTACTTTTGACCTGGTTTAAGTTGTATGTTCAAGGTCACCAACAGAGTCAGGGTCAGAGTTAAGATTATAACCTGTTGGCTTctggctccctgtcccctgctcagTTCATGCATCTCTCAAACTGGGAAGCGATACTCACCACGGAGTTCCAGAGCGAACTGCATGGGGCAGCTGGACTTAACCCTCGAACGACACCGCAGCGTGACACCGTTGGAGCCGGACGGAGGACTGCACCGCGACCAAGCCCCCTTCTTGCCAACCTAACACAATTCCTCCACATGGCTTCTAGTGCAGAGACAGCAAACGTTGAGACTTGCTCTGCCAACGCAGCCCTCACATGTGGTCTCTGTTGTAAGGCAAGCTAGTGATGCAGCCGAGCAGGAATCACTCGCCTCAGGCTTTTAGCAGCATCAGAAGGGGCCTACTCACCAGATGCTGATTTCACAACTGCTCGCTAGCAGCATCTGGGGAAACTCCATGGAGCTCCgtggaggcagaggcaggatGGGGATTCGGGGGCAATCCTGTCCTTTCTGCCTGGGGCTGCGCAGCAAGGATCGGACTAGCCCCAGCCAGGGTCTATCACACCAGCAGGGGCTTTATGGCTTAGAGCTGCACCACCGGCCTGaaagaggggctgggggtggctgccttgcggctcagcccctcccccgaggccaggctgcagcagcaacAAGTGAGGAAGGGGAAGCCCACAACTGGGGGTGCCctaaggaactgggggggggttggggggaagggaacaacCTCTCGAACTTCACCCCAGGGCACCCCCGAGTGACCTCTGACCTTGGAAtgacccccctggccccagcagaTCTTTGACCTAGGGGGGCTCTAGGATGACCTCTGACCCGGGGGGGCTTTCCACTGACCTCTGACCCCAGTGCAGGTGgcagctccttcctcctcctcctccccccagcgaACTTCACCGGCGGCCCAACGTCAGGCGTGGAGCTGGAGCCGGCTTAGACGTTACAACAGCGTGACGTCACGCGCCCCGCCACGTGACAAGGGTGGCGCGTCGCAGCTCCGCCCCTTCCGGCGCCTTCTTCCCTGTTGCCATGGGAACTGGGGGAGAACGGACGGAGcgcagccgcctcgttccctccccgcgggggggcggggccgttACACCTTTCCCGGGCCCATAGATTCGCCGAGGCCCCCCATGGAGAGAGACACTGCTGGGGCTTACACAGCCCCTCCAGTCTCTACAGCCCCCACGGGCTAGAACCCCATAGAACTATCCCCGAGGCCCATAagctcccccgctcccccaggtCCTACATAGCTCCACAGAgtcctcctgccccaggaccataTAGCTCCACAGAGCCTTCCCTCCCCAGGTCCATATAGCTCCTTAGCGCCCACagagccctccctccccaggtCCATATAGCTCCTTAGCGCCCACagagccctccctccccaggtCCATATAGCTCCCTAGCGCCCACagagccctccctccccaggtCCATATAGCTCCCTAGCGCCCATagagccctccccccgcccccccaggtccTACATAGCTCCACAGAGCCTTCCCTCCCCAGGTCCATATAGCTCCTTAGTGCCCACagagccctccctccccaggtCCATATAGCTCCCTAGCGCCCACAGAGCCCTCCCCAGGTCCTACATAGCTCCATAGAGCCTTCCCTCCCCAGGTCCATATAGCTTCCTAGCGCCCACAGAGCCCTCCCGCCCCAGGTCCATATAGCTCCTTAGCGCCCACagagccctccctccccaggtCCTGTATAGCTCCCTAGCACCCATAGAGCCCTCCCCAGGTCCCATATAGCTTCCTAGTGCCTATAGAACCCTTCCCACTCCCATGGGGTCTTCAAGTCCCATCTATATCTACAACTATATCTATGTCTCTGCTCAAGGAGCAGTCCCCGCAAACCCTTATAGCCCCTCCCAGAGTCTATACAGGCCCATATAATTATCCTCAACTCCCATATAGCTCCCTCAGGCCCATCAAGCCTGTATAGTTCTCTAGGTCCCCTATAGAACCCTACACAACTCTTCCAGGGTCCATATAGTCCTTATATAGTCCCTTGGCCTGTCTTGACCCATAAAGTCCCCAGCAGCCACATAGCCCCATACACCGCTATGCCATAGAGCGCTCATTGATAAGGTGACCATACATCCCGTTTTGGCCCGGACACAGTCCCTTTGTTCAGCCCTGTCCCggccatcctgactttttttCCCAAAAGGAGGCATGTGTCCCCTTTGCTCTTGCTGACTTGATCAGTGGGCAAGAGTGAACAGGACAAATACCCACtttttgggaggaaaaaaaaagtgcagtgtagagggggtgaggggagatgcCAGCCCCCCGTagcggggaggcagggctggggggagaagcagggttcCAGCGACCGGGCAACAACCTCGCTGTGAGGAGGGGTTCCAGCCAGCAACAGTTGGGGGGGGCGCCTTCGGGCAAACAGCTGGGGGTGTCCTGTTCTCTGTGGGAAATATAGTCACCCTACTCATTGACATATAGCCTATGAGGTCCTATATTCTGTATACAGGAGACCTTTGTCCACCTAATATCATGTAAAAGTGGCCATAGGTTGGGCAGTGAAGTGTATGAGACCCTATTAAGTGCCCATTGCCAAAGCCTTCTTTATGTGTAGGACTTGCATTTTCACTGAATTCCTTTGAGGGGAGACGACTTATTTGACAGCCACGTTTTGGTCATACAGCCAATATTTCCCAGAAGAAGATTCAGCTTTATAAATGTCTGGGGCAAAGTGGACTCTGGTAATTACTCTGACTAATTTAAATGGACaagataaaaagaaaatgtaagggTGAGGTTTTAAAATTGTACACGACCGCACTGACTTCTTACCCAGTGCCACATCACAGAAGACTGCTTGGCAGGATGATTTTACCATCCCGTAACTGCTGTGAAATGGCCTCCCCGTGACTTCTTGCGAGATGGATTCTGAAAGGTAAGAAACCCCCTTGAAATGGACACTATCAATGGCCTCTTTCACAAGAGTCAGGGATTTTTAAAACTGCcttaaaatcagtgcaaaaataaagaggggaggggagaaacttGGACTAAATATAACATATGGGTCTCTGAATTTGACTGATATTGAGTCCAATTTAAGATTTCCACATCAGGCTAACTGATGGCcctgaagtgcagccacctctagggtggaaCTAGGCATCTGTTTAACAGCTCAAAATGATGCTCCGCAACATACAGCTCTGTTTTTGGTGCATCAATGTGATATTGCTTTGTGCTGTTGGACAGCTGGCATGTTCTACTCTAGAAGCACCTCAGTAATAGGCAAAATGTTCCCTGTGTCTTATCTCAATTtaactttgtaaagtgcttcagAAGGAGAATTGCTGTAGAAATACAGAGGAGCTGGGAGTATCTCTGGTTATTAAGCCTTTTTAACACAAGAGGGAGTCCCAGGACAAAACACGTCTTGGTTTCTGAAAAGACTGCAGCATTCCAGTAAACGGAGACATTCTGCATACCGAGATTCTGGCAGGAGGTCTGTTAACATTACCTCTGCTGATGGCAAGACTATACTCTGTCCATTGCTTAAAAATATGACTGAACACTGCAGACATATACAGTATTGCAGCAAAGATGAATAATTAAAAACCCTGCTATTGGCATTTACTTGCAGTTCTGTGTTTACAGATCTGTGAACAAGAAAAAAGTCATCAATTCCAGCGAACCTTGCCGTGAATTTATTTCAGTGCCTTCCTAGCTGGCCATTACTCTATATATGAGcagtttcctctgcagcctgtaaATGGTGTGGCCTCCCCACTGTGCACTCATTGTCTCTAAACCTCCTTTCCCCCATATGCTGCTCTCCCTGAAAGACCTTTAAGTGAAGCCAAAGCAAAGAGAAGGATAGTTTTACTGATTGCCACATAAAAAAGATAATTCCCCTATCacaaggagctgcagagccagaaatagatgCCAGTTCTTCTGACTGCCTGTTCTGTGCCTTAATCACTAGGGCTAGGCCATGCTCCCTCGAGACAGGGAAGTGAAATTGGAAGCAATGCATTTAGTGAACATGGATGCTCATTGCATTTGGTGCTTTAATACCGCCCTGGATACATGGACTACTAATAAAATTTGTCATGCTAACTGCATTTGCAGCTAATGCTACCCAGGACAAGGGCCTGATAAATCTCCCTTAGAcgtcaattgcaaaactcccattggcttccacGGCAGCAGGGTCAGGCCCTAAATTATTGAATATAATCCTGTGCTGCAGAGAACTATACACTGATCTCTGTCTGGAGGGAGTAGGAAAGAAATTTCCCCTGTCAGAGATAACACTGTACAATTAATCACAAAGACCCTGAGGGGTATGCGGAGGGAGGTAGCCTTCTTCAGTAGCAAAAAGGATTGGCCATTTGCAGAGATGGGATACCAAAATAGATTCCCTAGCAAATCCTCTGGCATGTTGGTAGAGGGCGTTGCCTGTTTCATCTAGGAATGTGCTTGGAATTTTCAGTGTACACCTTGTTTAATCTGCCAGCGCGGCACTGGGCTACAGCAAAATGGGTGAGGTAGTGTGAGAGTATGGACAGACTGGATTCTCTTGGAAAGGGAGTTTGCGCCAAAGGTTGAACATGAAACTACTTGAGTGGAACATGCCTGCTGGATCATTTGTTTTCAGTGTACACACCCTAC
This genomic window from Mauremys mutica isolate MM-2020 ecotype Southern chromosome 17, ASM2049712v1, whole genome shotgun sequence contains:
- the LOC123351465 gene encoding acyl-coenzyme A thioesterase THEM4-like isoform X2, whose translation is MWRNCVRLARRGLGRGAVLRPAPTVSRCGVVRGLSPAAPCSSLWNSVTWFSQARQLKDYALPNSSWSQGMMDLYSRFLEMCKDGTWKRIPSYSSTIDHIPESLKLTAEKERKETRLFLRNMDLEGVGFEYAMFLNPAEKRMVCLFQPGPYLEGHPGFAHGGSTATIIDSTIGGCAIFVAGRVMTANLSINYRNPIPLGSVVLVDSKVDQIEGRKVFLSCQVRSIDGQTLHAEATALFIQLDSTKSLQQQQMSFQ
- the LOC123351465 gene encoding acyl-coenzyme A thioesterase THEM4-like isoform X1, with the translated sequence MVKSSCQAVFCDVALAMWRNCVRLARRGLGRGAVLRPAPTVSRCGVVRGLSPAAPCSSLWNSVTWFSQARQLKDYALPNSSWSQGMMDLYSRFLEMCKDGTWKRIPSYSSTIDHIPESLKLTAEKERKETRLFLRNMDLEGVGFEYAMFLNPAEKRMVCLFQPGPYLEGHPGFAHGGSTATIIDSTIGGCAIFVAGRVMTANLSINYRNPIPLGSVVLVDSKVDQIEGRKVFLSCQVRSIDGQTLHAEATALFIQLDSTKSLQQQQMSFQ